tgcaaaggcagcactccctgcgaagtcagccctccttgcgaaagcagcactcctagcgatggcagcactccttgcgaagccagctctccttagaagggcagcattcctagcgaaggcagcactcctcgcgaaagcagcactccttgcaaaggcagcactgcttgcaaaggcaccagcccttgcgaaggcagcactccctgcaaaggcagccctcattgcgaagggagcactccttgcgaaggcagcactccttgcgaaggcagcactccttgcgaaggcagcactccttgtgatggcagcactctttgggaggcagcactcgttacaaagccagtactccctgagaaggcagcactacttgaaaatgcattaccccttgcgaaggcagcactccctgcgaaggcagccctcctctcgaaggcagccctccttgcgaagacaacactcctagcgaaggcagcactccttgcgaaggcagcactcctttcgaaggcagtactccttgcgaaggcagcactccttttgaaggcagcactcctaccgaaggcagcacaccttgcgaaggcaccacaccctgcgaatgcagatctctgtgcaaaggcagcactccttgcgagggcagcactccttgcgaaggcatttctccttgcgaaggcagcactccttgcaaagccaGGAGtcctggcgaaggcaaaaccccttatgaagacagcactccctacaaaggcagccctcgttgcgaaggcagcactccttgcgaaggcagcactccttgcgaaggcagcactccttgcgaaggcagcactccttgcaaaggcagcactcattggaaggcagcactcgttgcaaaggcagtactccctctttgcgaagcagccctccttgcgaaggcagcactcctagcgaaggcagcactccttgcgatggcagcgctccttgcaaaggcagcgctcctagcgaaggcagcactccttgcgatggcagcgctccttgcaaaggcagcactccttgcgaaggcagcactccttgcaaaggcagcactcccagcgtaggcagcactccctgcgaaggcagcactcctagcgaaggcagcactcctagcgaaggcagcactccttgcgaaggcagcaatccttgcaaaggcagcactccttgcgaaggcaacagtccatgcaaaggcagcagtctttatggaggcagcactctgtgcaaagacagcactccctgcaaaggcagcactctgtgcaaaggcagcactcctttcgaaggcagcactctttgcaaaggcagccctccttgcgaaggcagcactcctagcaaaggcaacagtccttgcgatggcttcgctccttgcaaaggcagcactccttgcgaaggcagcactgcttgcgaaggcaccactccttgcgaaggcagcactcctagcaaaggcagcactcctagtgaaggcagcactccttgcgaaggcagcaatccttgcaaaggcagcactctttgcagaggcagcactctgtgcaaaggcagcactccctgcaaaggcagcactctgtgcaaaggcagcactccttgcgagggcagcactccttgcgaaggcatttctccttgcgaaggcagcactccttgcaaagccagcagtcctggcgaaggcaaaaccccttatgaagacagcactccctacaaaggcagccctcgttgcgaaggcagcactccttgcgaaggcagcactccttgcgaaggcagcactccttgcgaaggcagcactccttgcaaaggcagcactcattggaaggcagcactcgttgcaaaggcagtactccctctttgcgaagcagccctccttgcgaaggcagcactcctagcgaaggcagcactccttgcgatggcagcgctccttgcaaaggcagcactccttgcgaaggcagcacaacttgcgaaggcagcactccttgcggatgcagcactccctgcgaaggcagcactccttgcgaaggcagcactcattggaaggcagcactcattggaaggcagcactcgttgcaaaggcagtactccctgagaaggcagcactacttgcgaagtcattaccccttgcgaaggcagcactccctgcgaaggcagccctcctctcgaaggcagccctccttgcgaaggcagcactccttgcgaaggcagcactccttgcgaaggcagtactccttgcaaaggcagcactccttgcgaaggcagcaccccttgcggaggcaccactccttctgaacgctgcaatccttgcgaaggcaacactgctagcgaaggcagcactccttgcgatggcagcactccttgcgaaggcagtactccttgcaaaggcagcacaccttgcgaaggcagcactccttgcgaaggctgcactgtgtacgaaggcaacacccctagcgaaggcagcactctgtcccaaggcagcactccatgggaaggcagcactccttgcgaaggcagcactccttgcgaaggcagcactccttgcgaaggcagcactccttgcaaaggcagcactccttgcgaaggcagcactccttgcgaagacagcactccttgtgaaggcagcactcctagcgaaggcagccctcattgcgaaggcagcactccttgcgaaggcagcactctttgcgaagggagcactacttgcgaaggcagcactccttggaaggcagcattccttgcaaaggcagtactccctgcgaaagcagaactacttgcgaaggcattaccccttgcgaaggcagcactccctgcgaaggcagccctctttgcgaaggcagccctccttgcgaaggcagcactcctagcgaaggcaacagtccttgcgatggcttcgctccttgcaaaggcagcactccttgcgaaggcaacactgcttgcgaaggcaccactccttgcgaaggcagcactccctgcaaaggcagcactccctgcgaaggcagccctcattgcgaaggcagcactcctagcgaaggcagctctccttgcgaaggcagatctccttgcaaaggcagcactccctgcgaaggcagcactccttgcgaaggcagcactccttcgaaggcagcactccttgcggatgcagcactccctgcgatggcagcactccctgcgaaggcaccactccttgcgaaggcagcactcgctgcaaaggcagcactccctgcgaagtcagccctccttgcgaaagcagcactcccagcgatggcagcactccttgcgaagccagctctccttagaagggcagcactccttgcgaagacaccttcccttgcgaaggcagcactccctgcaatggcagccctcattgcgaaggcagcactccttgcgaaggcagcactccttgcgaaggcagcactccttcgaaggcagcactcattgggaggcagcacttgTTGCAAacgcagtactccctgagaaggcagcactacttgcgaatgcattacccctttcgaaggcagcactccctgcgaaggcagccctcctctggaaggcagcactccttgcgatgacaacactcctagcgaaggcagcactccttgcgaaagcagcactcctttcgaagacaatactccttgcaaaggctgcactccttttaaagacaccctgcgaatgcagatctcagtgcaaaggcagcactccatgggtAGGCAGCACtaagtgcgaaggctgcactccgtacgaaggcagcactccttgcaaaggcagctctgcctgcaaaggcagcagtccctgcgaattcagccctccttgcgaagcagcactcctagtgatggcagcactccttgcgaaggcatatctccttacgaaggcagcactccttgcagaggcagcactctttgcgaaggcaccaccccttgcgaagccagcactcgctgcaaaggcagccctcattgcgaaggcagcactccttgcgaaggcagcactgcttgcgaaggcaccaccccttgcgaaggcagcactccctgcaaaggcagctctcattgcgaaggcagcactcctagcgaaggcagcactccttgcggaggcagcactccttgcgaaggcagcactcccagcgtaggcagcactccctgcgaaggcagcactcctagcgaaggcagcactcctaccgaaggcagcactccttgcgaaggcagcaatccttgcaaaggcagcactccttgcgaaggcaacagtccatgcaaaggcagcagtccttacggaggcagcactctgtgcaaaggcagcactccctgcaaaggcagcactctgtgcaaaggcagcactcctttcgaaggcagcactctttgcaaaggcagccctccttgcgaaggcagcactctgtcaaaggaagcactccgtgtgaaggcagcactatgtgcgaaggctgcactccgtgcgaaggcagcactccttgcgaaggcagcagtccttgcgaaggcagcactccttgcgaaggcagcactccttgcgaaggcagcactccctgcgtaggcagcactccctgcgtaggcagcactccctgcgaaggcagccctccttgcgaaggcagcactctgtcaaaggaagcactctgtgtgaaggcagcactatgtgcgaagggtgCACaccctgcgaaagcagcactccttgcgaaggcagaactccttgcgaaggcagcactccttgcgaaggcagcactccttgtgaaggcagctttccttgcgaaggcagcactccctgtgtaggcagctctccctgcgaaggcagcactcctagcaaaggcagcactcctagcgatggcagcactccttgcgaaggcagcaatccttgcaaaggcagcaatccttgcaaaggcagcaatccttgcaaaggcagcaatccttgcaaaggcagcactgcttgcgaaggcaacagtacatacaaaggcagcactccttgcggaggcagcactctgtgcaaaggcagcactccctgcaaaggcagccctctgtgcaaagtcagcactccttgcgaaggcagcactccttgcgaaggcagcactccttgcgaaggctccactccttgcgaagaaagcactctgagcaaaagcagcactccatttgaaggctgcactccgtgcgaagggagcactccttgcaaaggcagcactgattggaaggcagcactcgttgctaaGGCAGTACACCCTgtgaaggcagcagtacttgcgaaggcattaccccttgcgaaatcagcactccatgtgaagggagccctccttgcgaaggcagccctccgtgcgaaggcagcacttctagcgaaggcagcactccatgcgaaggcagcaatccttgcaaaggcagcactccttgcgaaggcaacagtccatgcaaaggcagcactccttgcggaggcagcactctgtgcaaaggcagtactccctgcaaaggcagcactctgtgcaaaggcagcactccttgcgaaggcagcactccttgcgaaggcagcactccttgcgaaggcagcactccttgcaaaggcagcactccttgcaaaggcagcacttcttgcaaaggcagcactcctggcaagGGAAAACCCCatacgaagacagcactccctacaaaggcagcccccgttgcgaaggcagcactcctctcgaaggcagccctccttgcgaagacatcactcctagcgaaggcagtactccctgcgaaggcagccctcctctcgaaggcagccctccttgcgaagacatcactcctagcgaaggcagtactccctgcgaaggcagccctccttgcgaaggcagccctctttgcgagggcaacactcctagcgaaggcagcactccttgcgaaggcagccctccttgcaaaggcagtactccttgcaaaggcagcactccttgcgaaggcatcactccttgcggaggcaccaatcattctgaacgcagcactccttgcgaaggcaacactggtagcgaaggcagcactccttgcgaaggcagcactccttgcaaaggcagtactcctcgcaaaggcagcacaccttgcgaaggtagcactccttgcgaaggctgcactgtgtacgaatgcaacactcctagcgaaggcagcactctgtcccaaggcagcactccttgggaaggcagcactccttgcgaaggcagcactccttgcgaaggcagcactccctgcgaaggcagcactccttgcgaaggcagcactccttgcgaagacagcaatccttgcgaagacagcactccttgtgaaggcagcactccttgcgaaggcagcactcctagcgaaggcagccctcattgcgaaggcagcactccttgcgaaggcagcactctttgcgaagggagcactacttgcgaaggcagcactccttggaaggcagcactccttgtaaaggcagtactccctgcgaatgcagaactacttgcgaaggcattaccccttgcgaaggcagcactccctgcgaaggcagccctctttgcgaaggcagccctccttgcgaaggcagcactcctagcgaaggcaacagtccttgcgatggcagtgctccttgcaaaggcagcactccttgcgaaggcagcactccttgcgaaggcagcactccttgcggatgcagcactccctgcgaaggcagcactccttgcgaaggcaccactccttgcaaaggcagcacttcctgcaaaggcagcactccctgcgaagtcagccctccttgcgatagcagcactcctagcgatggcagcactccttgcgaagccagctctccttagaagggcagcattcctagcgaaggcagcactccttgcgaaagcagcactccttgcaaaggcagcactgcttgcaaaggcaccagcccttgcgaaggcagcactccctgcaaaggcagccctcattgcgaagggagcactccttgcgaaggcagcactccttgcgaaggcagcactccttgcgaaggcagcactccttgtgatggcagcactctttgggaggcagcactcgaTACAAagccagtactccctgagaaggcagcactacttgaaaatgcattaccccttgcgaaggcagcactccctgcgaaggcagccctcctctcgaaggcagccctccttgcgaagacaacactcctagcgaaggcagcactccttgcgaaggcagcactcctttcgaaggcagtactccttgcgaaggcaccactccttttgaaggcagcactcctaccgaaggcagcacaccttgcgaaggcaccacaccctgcgaatgcagatctctgtgcaaagacagcactccttgcgagggcagcactccttgcgaaggcatttctccttgcgaaggcagcactccttgcaaaggcagcactcattggaaggcagcactcgttgcaaaggcagtactccctctttgcgaagcagccctccttgcgaaggcagcactcctagcgaaggcagcactccttgcgatggcagcgctccttgcaaaggcagcactcctagcgaaggcagcactccttgcgatggcagcgctccttgcaaaggcagcactccttgcgaaggcagcactccttgcgaaggcagcactcccagcgtaggcagcactccctgcgaaggcagcactcctagcgaaggcagcactcctagcgaaggcaacactccttgtgaaggcagcaatccttgcaaaggcagcactccttgcgaaggcaacagtccatgcaaaggcagcagtccttatggaggcagcactctgtgcaaaggcagcactccctgcaaaggcagcactctgtgcaaaggcagcactcctttcgaaggcagcactctttgcgaaggcagccctccttgcgaaggcagcactcctagcgaaggcaacagtccttgcgatggcttcgctccttgcaaaggcagcactccttgcgaaggcagcactgcttgcgaaggcaccactccttgcgaaggcagcactcctagcaaaggcagcactcctagtgaaggcagcactccttgcgaaggcagcaatccttgcaaaggcagcactctttgcagaggcagcactctgtgcaaaggcagcactccctgcaaaggcagcactctgtgcaaaggcagcactccttgcgagggcagcactccttgcgaaggcatttctccttgcgaaggcagcactccttgcaaagccagcagtcctggcgaaggcaaaaccccttatgaagacagcactccctacaaaggcagccctcgttgcgaaggcagcactccttacgaaggcagcactccttgcgaaggcagcaatccttgcgaaggcagcactccttgcaaaggcagcactcattggaaggcagcactcgttgcaaaggcagtactccctcattgcgaagcagccctccttgcgaaggcagcactcctagcgaaggcagcactccttgcgatggcagcgctccttgcaaaggcagcactccttgcgaaggcagcacaccttgcgaaggcagcactccttgcggatgcagcactccctgcgaaggcagcactccttgcgaaggcagcactcattggaaggcagcactcattggaaggcagcactcgttgcaaaggcagtacttcctgagaaggcagcactacttgcgaagtcattaccccttgcgaagtcagcactccctgcgaaggcagccctcctctcgaaggcagccctccttgcgaaggcagcactccttgcgaaggcagcactccttgtgaaggcagtactccttgcaaaggcagcactccttgcgaaggcagcaccccttgcggaggcaccactccttctgaacgcagcactccttgcgaaggcaacactgctagcgaaggcagcactccttgcgatggcagcactccttgcgaaggcagtactccttgcaaaggcagcacaccttgcgaaggcagcactccttgcgaaggctgcactgtgtacgaaggcaacacccctagcgaaggcagcactctgtcccaaggcagcactccatgggaaggcagcactccttgcgaaggcagcactccttgcgaaggcagcactccttgcgaaggcagcactccttgtgaaggcagcactccttgcgaaggcagcactccttgcgaagacagcactccttgtgaaggcagcactcctagcgaaggcagccctcattgcgaaggcagcactccttgcgaaggcagcactctttgcgaagggagcactacttgcgaaggcagcactccttggaaggcagcactccttgcaaaggcagtactccctgcgaaagcagaactacttgcgaaggcattaccccttgcgaaggcagcactccctgcgaaggcagccctctttgcgaaggcagccctccttgcgaaggcagcactcctacgaaggcaacagtccttgcgatggcttcgctccttgcaaaggcagctctccttgcgaaggcaacactgcttgcgaaggcaccactccttgcgaaggcagcactccctgcaaatcagcactccctgcgaagg
The sequence above is a segment of the Schistocerca cancellata isolate TAMUIC-IGC-003103 unplaced genomic scaffold, iqSchCanc2.1 HiC_scaffold_1150, whole genome shotgun sequence genome. Coding sequences within it:
- the LOC126160060 gene encoding uncharacterized protein LOC126160060; this encodes MSAAFARSAAFARSAAFARSAAFARSAAFATRAAFVGSAVFIRGFAFARTPGFARSAAFARRNAFARSAALARSAAFAQRSAFAGCGAFARCAAFGRSAAFKRSAAFARSTAFERSAAFARSAAFARSVVFARRAAFERRAAFAGSAAFARGNAFSSSAAFSGSTGFVTSAASQRVLPSQGVLPSQGVLPSQGVLPSQGVLPSQ
- the LOC126160061 gene encoding ice-structuring glycoprotein-like, which produces MSAAFARSAAFARSAAFARSAAFARSAAFATRAAFVGSAVFIRGFAFARTAGFARSAAFARRNAFARSAALARSAAFAQSAAFAGSAAFAQSAASAKSAAFARIAAFARSAAFTRSAAFARSAAFARSGAFASSAAFARSAAFARSEAIARTVAFARSAAFARRAAFAKSAAFERSAAFAQSAAFAGSAVFAQSAASIKTAAFAWTVAFARSAAFARIAAFARSAAFARSAAFARSAAFAGSAAYAGSAAFARSAAFARSAAFARSAAIARSAAFARSAAFARSAAIARSAAFARSAAFARRAASQRGSTAFATSAAFQ
- the LOC126160063 gene encoding trophinin-like, producing MRAAFAGSAAFARAGAFASSAAFARSAAFARSAAFARNAALLRRAGFARSAAIARSAAIARRADFAGSAAFAGSAAFARSGAFARSAAFAGSAASARSAAFARSAAFARSAAFARSTAIARTVAFARSAAFARRAAFAKRAAFAGSAAFARGNAFASSSAFAGSTAFTRSAAFQGVLPSQVVLPSQRVLPSQGVLPSQ
- the LOC126160064 gene encoding ice-structuring glycoprotein-like, coding for MREYCLCNECCLPMSAAFARSAAFARIAAFARSAAFVRSAAFATRAAFVGSAVFIRGFAFARTAGFARSAAFARRNAFARSAALARSAAFAQSAAFAGSAAFAQSAASAKSAAFARIAAFARSAAFTRSAAFARSAAFARSGAFASSAAFARSAAFARSEAIARTVAFARSAAFARRAAFAKSAAFERSAAFAQSAAFAGSAAFAQSAASIRTAAFAWTVAFARSAAFARIAAFTRSVAFARSAAFARSAAFAGSAAYAGSAAFARSAAFARSAAFARSAAIARSAAFARSAAFARSAAIARSAAFARSAAFARRAASQRGSTAFATSAAFQ